The following coding sequences are from one Streptomyces sp. NBC_01232 window:
- a CDS encoding PhoX family protein, which yields MRKLLPFIGNPHGSGRSALTCRYRCGDACFHEVPNTSNNEYVGDVIARAYSRRAMLRSAAVVTVATAAGSAVVLGGPGQTANASPSAEAGAGAAGGAGKSGEAARGLRFKAVAPNTDDKVTVPEGHEQNVVIRWGDPIIKGAPGFNPDQQTAAAQAGQFGYNNDFLSLLPLGGDYERQQLLVANHEYTDEQLMFKAYDPANPTREQVEIAWAAHGLSVVAVQEDHRSGKLTAVGRHQLNRRLTATSEFRLTGPAAGTDLLKTSVDPTGTKVLGTLNNCAGGTTPWGTTLHGEENFNQYFANAGQVTDPARAARLKRYGVTTGATERKWERFDKRFDVAQEPNESHRFGWVVELDPYDPHSVPRKRTALGRFKHEAAQPRLTEDGRPVVYMGDDERFDYFYKFVSSKRMKKGNSRAAKEHNLTLLDEGTLYVAKLTGDSPAAELDGAGKLPSDGEFDGSGVWIKLATGNVSHVEGMTAEEVYVFTRQAADKVGATKMDRPEDVEPSPRTGRVYIALTNNTDRGKPGKEGATEANPRNLNKHGQILELAENFDDPAGDGFAWRLFLVAGDPNDPATYFAGFPKDRVSPISCPDNVAFDPHGNLWISTDGNQLGSHDGLFGVATAGERRGELKQFLTVPRGAETCGPLIQDKRVLVAVQHPGEIDGASVEKPQSVWPDGPGKIVRPAVVSVWRKDGRNIGV from the coding sequence GTGCGCAAGCTTCTGCCGTTCATCGGCAACCCGCATGGGAGCGGCCGTTCCGCTCTCACCTGTCGTTACCGCTGTGGCGACGCATGCTTCCACGAGGTGCCGAACACAAGCAACAACGAGTACGTCGGCGATGTGATCGCGCGCGCCTACTCCCGCCGCGCGATGCTGCGTTCCGCCGCGGTCGTGACGGTCGCCACCGCCGCCGGTTCCGCCGTGGTGCTGGGCGGCCCGGGGCAGACCGCCAACGCCTCCCCCTCCGCCGAGGCCGGCGCCGGGGCGGCCGGCGGAGCCGGCAAGAGCGGTGAGGCCGCCCGGGGCTTGCGCTTCAAGGCCGTCGCGCCGAACACCGACGACAAGGTCACCGTCCCCGAGGGCCACGAGCAGAACGTGGTGATCCGCTGGGGCGACCCGATCATCAAGGGTGCCCCGGGCTTCAACCCCGACCAGCAGACGGCCGCCGCGCAGGCCGGTCAGTTCGGCTACAACAACGACTTCCTGAGCCTTCTCCCGCTCGGCGGCGACTACGAGCGCCAGCAGCTGCTCGTGGCCAACCACGAGTACACGGACGAGCAGCTCATGTTCAAGGCGTACGACCCGGCCAACCCGACCCGCGAGCAGGTCGAGATCGCCTGGGCCGCGCACGGCCTGTCCGTGGTCGCCGTCCAGGAGGACCACCGCAGCGGCAAGCTGACCGCCGTCGGCCGCCACCAGCTCAACCGCCGCCTGACCGCCACCAGCGAGTTCCGGCTCACCGGCCCGGCCGCGGGCACCGACCTGCTGAAGACCTCCGTCGACCCCACCGGCACCAAGGTGCTCGGCACGCTCAACAACTGTGCCGGTGGCACCACCCCGTGGGGCACCACCCTCCACGGCGAGGAGAACTTCAACCAGTACTTCGCCAATGCCGGTCAGGTCACCGACCCCGCCCGGGCCGCCCGCCTGAAGCGCTACGGCGTGACCACCGGTGCCACCGAGCGCAAGTGGGAGCGATTCGACAAGCGCTTCGACGTGGCGCAGGAGCCCAACGAGTCGCACCGCTTCGGCTGGGTCGTCGAGCTGGACCCGTACGACCCGCACTCGGTGCCGCGCAAGCGCACCGCTCTCGGCCGCTTCAAGCACGAGGCCGCGCAGCCCCGTCTGACCGAGGACGGCCGTCCGGTCGTCTACATGGGCGATGACGAGCGCTTCGACTACTTCTACAAGTTCGTCTCGTCGAAGCGGATGAAGAAGGGCAATTCGCGCGCCGCGAAGGAGCACAACCTCACGCTGCTCGACGAGGGCACGCTCTACGTCGCCAAGCTCACCGGTGACTCCCCGGCCGCCGAACTCGACGGCGCCGGCAAGCTGCCCTCCGACGGCGAGTTCGACGGCTCCGGCGTCTGGATCAAGCTGGCCACCGGCAACGTCTCGCACGTCGAGGGCATGACCGCCGAGGAGGTGTACGTCTTCACGCGCCAGGCCGCCGACAAGGTGGGCGCCACCAAGATGGACCGCCCCGAGGACGTCGAGCCCTCACCGCGCACCGGCCGCGTCTACATCGCGCTGACGAACAACACCGACCGCGGCAAGCCGGGCAAGGAAGGCGCCACCGAGGCCAACCCGCGCAACCTGAACAAGCACGGCCAGATCCTGGAGCTCGCCGAGAACTTCGACGACCCGGCGGGCGACGGCTTCGCCTGGCGGCTCTTCCTGGTCGCCGGTGACCCGAACGACCCGGCCACCTACTTCGCGGGCTTCCCGAAGGACAGGGTCAGCCCGATCTCCTGCCCGGACAACGTGGCCTTCGACCCGCACGGCAACCTGTGGATCTCCACCGACGGCAACCAGCTCGGCTCCCACGACGGCCTGTTCGGTGTGGCGACGGCCGGTGAGCGCCGCGGTGAGCTGAAGCAGTTCCTGACCGTTCCGCGCGGGGCCGAGACCTGCGGTCCGCTCATCCAGGACAAGCGCGTCCTGGTCGCCGTCCAGCACCCGGGCGAGATCGACGGCGCGTCCGTCGAGAAGCCGCAGTCGGTGTGGCCCGACGGTCCGGGCAAGATCGTCCGCCCGGCGGTCGTCTCCGTCTGGCGCAAGGACGGCCGCAACATCGGCGTCTGA
- a CDS encoding sensor histidine kinase translates to MRALSSLRWKIALTTTMVCCMVAAALGILVHNVVARQMVGEVRKAADTELDHALGHYEYGTAHGDVNVVFDPADLPRPLRELVAAGQTGSMVGLQQGKPVMWAAGPADDKVVAVWLPFGATRERLRDVDAAILASAVLAAGLVALAGLFLANRISRRLTATAAVARRISAGDLDARVNFPSDSGSRDEVRDVAHALDSMAASLQGRLEAEKRFTADVAHELRTPLTGSLAAAALLPEGRPKEMINNRLKALHLLTEDLLEISRLESGVERADLARVELGRAVERAVAGAAAGAGAVTATGPAASVRVVRDAEVLTDRRRLDRILTNLLVNAGKHGRPPVEVTVEGPVVVVRDHGPGYPPELIEQGPQRFRTGDPGRGRGHGLGLTIVMGQAAVLEIAVSFTNAPDGGAVTTLRLPVGRLAEGNWPGSRP, encoded by the coding sequence ATGCGCGCGCTGAGCAGCCTGCGCTGGAAGATCGCACTGACCACCACGATGGTGTGCTGCATGGTCGCCGCGGCGCTGGGGATCCTGGTGCACAACGTGGTCGCCCGGCAGATGGTCGGAGAGGTCCGCAAGGCCGCGGACACCGAGCTGGACCACGCCCTGGGCCACTACGAGTACGGCACCGCGCACGGCGACGTGAACGTCGTCTTCGACCCCGCCGACCTGCCCCGGCCCCTGCGCGAGCTCGTCGCGGCCGGACAGACCGGCAGCATGGTCGGCCTCCAGCAGGGGAAGCCCGTCATGTGGGCGGCCGGACCCGCCGACGACAAGGTCGTCGCCGTCTGGCTCCCGTTCGGGGCCACCCGTGAGCGGCTGCGGGACGTCGACGCGGCGATCCTCGCCTCCGCCGTCCTCGCGGCCGGGTTGGTCGCGCTGGCCGGCCTGTTCCTCGCCAACCGGATCAGCCGGCGGCTCACGGCCACGGCCGCCGTGGCCCGCCGGATCAGCGCCGGCGACCTGGACGCCCGGGTCAACTTCCCGAGCGACTCCGGCTCCCGGGACGAGGTACGGGACGTGGCGCACGCGCTGGACTCCATGGCGGCCTCGCTGCAGGGCCGGCTGGAGGCGGAGAAGCGCTTCACGGCGGACGTCGCGCACGAGCTGCGCACCCCGCTCACCGGCTCGCTGGCCGCGGCGGCCCTGCTGCCCGAGGGCCGCCCCAAGGAGATGATCAACAACCGGCTGAAGGCCCTGCACCTGCTGACCGAGGACCTGCTGGAGATCTCCCGGCTGGAATCGGGCGTGGAGCGGGCCGACCTCGCCCGGGTGGAACTGGGCCGGGCCGTGGAACGGGCGGTCGCCGGGGCCGCCGCGGGGGCCGGAGCCGTCACGGCGACCGGGCCGGCCGCTTCGGTACGGGTGGTCCGGGACGCGGAGGTGCTCACCGACCGCCGGCGCCTGGACCGGATCCTGACCAACCTGCTGGTCAATGCCGGCAAACACGGCCGGCCACCGGTCGAAGTGACGGTGGAGGGCCCGGTGGTGGTGGTCCGCGACCACGGGCCCGGCTACCCGCCCGAACTGATCGAGCAGGGCCCGCAGCGGTTCCGCACCGGAGACCCGGGCCGCGGGCGCGGCCACGGCCTGGGACTCACGATCGTGATGGGGCAGGCGGCGGTGCTGGAGATCGCGGTGAGCTTCACCAACGCCCCCGACGGGGGCGCCGTGACGACGCTCCGGCTCCCCGTCGGCAGGCTGGCAGAGGGGAATTGGCCTGGTTCGAGACCATAA
- a CDS encoding FUSC family protein, translating to MSTERTEHISSRRARHHPLAPPSWLLNGLKPSAAPIPWAAVARASIALAVPLAVGFALDEPEYGALASMGALAGVIGDTADAYRMRVLNIAVPQLFGAVGVALGTLVYGQGWLAVGALTLVALVSGMISSIGTVASVSGLLLLLNAVIGAGLPLPRPWWIAPVLLTAGGLFVLVLTLLGWPLRRRQPERTAVADTYRALADALEAAGGPGDLYDARRQEVTRAINHAYDLVLGRRARVHGRSPSLVRLLAQLNVVIPLVEAAPAAHLRGRPLPPEIPAAVRELADAVEEGRTAAPVLDLPAAHTPAERAVDAALRHAAKIVHVAEPDLHNVDDRLGRPAALRVRARRAVRDMMLSRASWRYGLRLALCIGIAQSLVSVIEVERSYWIALTVTFVLKPDFGSVFSRAVLRALGTAGGLVVAAAVLAEVPRGWWDVPVMVVLAGLIPAFSVKGYAFQTAAITPVILLLSDLLNHQGFDLIRPRLLDSLIGCAITLVFGYLLWPESWRTRIGDRLADTVEDAARYVERAFAPVPDEAALAAARTARLQARRRIYRDLSGVRSEFQRALTEPPPTGARAAAWWPLVVAVERIVDATTAARVRVNHGAPPPPAEEVESIARQLHRLAGRVRTSTVPVRVDAEPEAAAASVLAPVHQEIAAALAIARPES from the coding sequence ATGAGCACCGAACGCACCGAACACATATCGTCGCGGCGGGCCCGGCACCATCCGCTGGCTCCGCCCTCCTGGTTGCTCAACGGGCTGAAGCCCAGCGCCGCACCGATCCCGTGGGCCGCCGTGGCCCGCGCCTCGATCGCACTGGCCGTGCCGCTCGCCGTCGGTTTCGCCCTGGACGAGCCCGAATACGGCGCGCTCGCCTCCATGGGCGCCCTCGCCGGAGTCATCGGCGACACCGCCGACGCCTACCGGATGCGGGTCCTGAACATCGCCGTCCCGCAGCTCTTCGGCGCGGTCGGCGTGGCCCTGGGCACCCTGGTCTACGGGCAGGGCTGGCTGGCCGTCGGAGCGCTCACCCTCGTCGCGCTCGTCTCCGGGATGATCTCCTCCATCGGCACGGTCGCCTCCGTGTCCGGGCTGCTGCTCCTGCTCAACGCCGTGATCGGCGCCGGGCTGCCGCTGCCCCGGCCCTGGTGGATCGCGCCGGTGCTGCTGACCGCGGGCGGGCTGTTCGTCCTCGTGCTGACCCTGCTCGGCTGGCCGCTGCGCCGCCGGCAGCCCGAGCGGACCGCCGTGGCCGACACCTACCGGGCCCTGGCCGACGCCCTGGAGGCCGCCGGTGGCCCCGGCGACCTCTACGACGCGCGCCGCCAGGAGGTCACCCGGGCCATCAACCACGCCTACGACCTCGTCCTCGGCCGCCGGGCCCGGGTGCACGGGCGCAGCCCCTCGCTCGTGCGGCTGCTCGCCCAGCTCAACGTGGTGATCCCCCTGGTGGAGGCCGCCCCCGCCGCGCACCTGCGCGGCCGGCCGCTGCCGCCCGAGATCCCGGCCGCCGTGCGGGAGCTGGCCGACGCCGTCGAGGAGGGCCGCACCGCAGCCCCGGTACTGGACCTGCCCGCGGCGCACACCCCGGCGGAGCGGGCCGTCGACGCGGCCCTTCGGCATGCCGCGAAGATCGTGCACGTCGCCGAACCGGACCTGCACAACGTGGACGACCGGCTCGGCCGGCCCGCCGCCCTGCGCGTGCGGGCCCGGCGGGCGGTGCGCGACATGATGCTGTCCCGGGCCTCCTGGCGGTACGGGCTGCGGCTCGCGCTGTGCATCGGGATCGCGCAGTCCCTCGTATCGGTGATCGAGGTCGAGCGGTCCTACTGGATCGCGCTGACCGTCACCTTCGTCCTCAAGCCCGACTTCGGCTCGGTGTTCTCCCGGGCCGTCCTGCGCGCGCTGGGCACCGCGGGCGGACTGGTCGTCGCGGCCGCCGTGCTCGCCGAGGTGCCGCGCGGCTGGTGGGACGTCCCGGTGATGGTGGTGCTCGCCGGGCTGATCCCCGCCTTCTCCGTCAAGGGGTACGCCTTCCAGACCGCCGCGATCACCCCGGTGATCCTGCTCCTGTCGGACCTGCTCAACCACCAGGGCTTCGACCTGATCCGGCCCCGGCTGCTGGACAGCCTGATCGGCTGCGCCATCACCCTCGTCTTCGGATACCTGCTGTGGCCCGAGAGCTGGCGCACCCGGATCGGGGACCGGCTCGCCGACACCGTGGAGGACGCCGCCCGCTACGTGGAACGGGCCTTCGCGCCGGTCCCGGACGAGGCCGCGCTCGCGGCGGCGCGCACCGCCCGCCTCCAGGCCCGGCGGCGCATCTACCGGGACCTGTCGGGCGTCCGCAGCGAGTTCCAGCGGGCGCTGACCGAGCCGCCGCCGACCGGGGCGCGGGCCGCCGCCTGGTGGCCCCTGGTCGTCGCCGTCGAGCGGATCGTGGACGCGACCACCGCCGCACGGGTACGGGTCAACCACGGCGCGCCCCCGCCCCCCGCCGAGGAGGTGGAGTCGATCGCGCGCCAGCTCCACCGTCTGGCCGGCCGGGTGCGCACCAGCACCGTCCCGGTACGGGTCGACGCCGAGCCGGAGGCCGCGGCGGCGAGCGTCCTCGCACCCGTCCACCAGGAGATCGCGGCGGCCCTCGCCATCGCCCGGCCGGAGTCCTGA